The following is a genomic window from Bacillus sp. V2I10.
CTCCTAAAACATGCCAACTGAAATATTTTGCCGAATGGTCAAAATATGAAAGGGAATGAGTTCCGTATCATCTAACCTTTTGAGGAGGAAAACTTTAATGACTAAACAACGTCGTCTGTTTACTTCAGAGTCTGTAACTGAAGGTCATCCTGATAAAATTTGTGACCAGATTTCTGACTCGATTTTAGATGCAATCCTAGAAAAAGATGCAAATGCCCGTGTAGCTTGTGAAACATCTGTTACAACAGGTCTTGTTCTGGTTGCTGGTGAAATTACAACTTCTACTTATGTAGACATTCCAAAAATCGTTCGCGAAACGGTTAAAGAAATTGGCTACACTCGTGCAAAATATGGTTTTGATGCAGAAACATGTGCAGTACTTACTTCAATTGATGAGCAGTCAGCAGATATCGCGATGGGTGTTGATCAGGCGCTTGAAGCACGTGAAGGAAAAATGACAGATGAGCAGATTGAAGCTATTGGTGCAGGTGACCAAGGATTAATGTTTGGTTTTGCCAATAACGAAACGAAAGAATTAATGCCTCTGCCGATCTCACTTGCCCACAAACTTGCACGCCGTTTAACGGAAGTCCGCAAAGAAGAAATTCTTCCGTACCTTCGTCCTGACGGAAAAACTCAAGTAACAGTTGAGTATGATGAAAATGACAAGCCTGTTCGCATTGATACAATTGTTATTTCAACTCAGCATCACCCTGAAATTTCATTGGAGCAAATTCAGCGCAACGTAAAAGAGCATGTTATTAACCCGGTAGTACCGAAAGAATTAATTGATGAAGATACAAAATACTTCATCAACCCGACTGGCCGTTTCGTAATCGGCGGACCGCAGGGCGATGCAGGCTTAACAGGCCGTAAAATCATCGTTGATACTTACGGTGGGTATGCTCGTCACGGAGGCGGTGCATTCTCTGGTAAAGATCCAACAAAAGTTGACCGATCTGCAGCTTATGCAGCACGCTATGTAGCTAAGAACATTGTAGCAGCTGGCCTTGCTGATAAATGTGAAGTTCAGCTTGCATACGCAATTGGTGTGGCTCAGCCGGTATCAATCGCGATCGATACATTTGAAACAGGGAAAGTGAAGGAAGATGTGTTAGTTGATGTTGTTCGTGCTAACTTTGACCTTCGTCCGGCAGGAATCATCAATATGCTGAATCTTCGCCGTCCAATTTACAAACAAACAGCTGCGTACGGACACTTTGGCCGTAATGATCTTGACCTTCCATGGGAAAGAACAGATAAAGCAGAAGCTCTTAAAGAGCAGGCATTAAACCGATAATAAGTAAAAAAGGATGAGAATACTGCTGTACGCAGTTCTCATCCTTTTTTTGTCGAATTTTTGTTTTATTTTGTAAAAATATGCAACAATCTCTTCCTAGTCTTCGTTTTATAAGTGGAAAGACAATTTTGGAGGCGAATAGGATGTGCGGATTTGTTGGAATTATTGATTATCGTAAACAAGCAGGAGATCTTTTATTCAATACATTCATTGAGAAGGCCAGCAGAAAAATAGAACACAGAGGTCCTGATGACAGCGGATTTTATCAAGATGAGCAGGTTCTTCTGGCCTTTCAGCGGTTAAGCATTATAGATGTTAAAAGCGGACACCAGCCTATGGCTTATGGAACTGATGACCGCTATTACATTGTGTTTAACGGTGAAATTTATAACTATATTGAGCTCAGAGAAATCATTTTTTCCCATGGGTATAAGTTGAAAACGGATACGGATACAGAAGTGATCGTTGCGCTTTTTTGCATTTATGGCCAGGAAACGATTCAACTTTTAAGAGGAATGTTTTCATTTCTGATTTGGGACAGACAGGAACACTTTTTATTCGGTGCAAGAGATCACTTTGGAATAAAGCCTTTATATTACATAGAAAACGGGGAAATAAATCTTTTTGCTTCGGAGCTTAAGAGCTTAACGGATTATCTTCCAAACCCCCTTATTAATGAAGAATCCTTTGAGCACTATCTCTCTTTTCAATATGTACCTGATCCGGGCACGATGCAGGAGCATATTAAGAAAGTTCCTCCAGGCTATTTCTTTACAAAAAAAACGGGAGAGGCACTAGAGCTTACAAGGTACTGGAAACCGAAACTTGCGCCTGTGCGTCCAGCTGACGAAACCAGGCTCAAAGAAAAAATTCAGGAGGCTTTAATTGATTCGGTCAAAGTCCATATGCGAAGCGATGTGCCTGTTGGATCTTTTCTGTCAGGGGGAGTGGATTCAAGTATTATTGCATCCATTGCTAAGCAATTTCATCCTTCACTTAAAACCTTTTCTGTCGGCTTTATGCAAGAGGACTACAGCGAAATCGATGTAGCAAAAGAAACAGCGATTGCGCTTGGTGTTGAGAATTTTTCCTATATCGTTGACCATAAGGAATTTATGAAGGAGCTTCCAAAAATCATTTGGCATATGGATGATCCGGTGGCAGATCCGGCTTCTATTCCTCTTTATTTTATTGCACGTGAGGCAAGCCAGCAGGTGAAAGTCGTTTTATCGGGGGAAGGAGCAGATGAGCTTTTTGCAGGCTATAACATTTACAAAGAACCTCAAGATCTATCTGTCTTTGGTCATCTTCCTCAAAGCTTTAAGCAAAGATTAAAACAGCTGGCTGCTGTTTTTCCTGAAGGAATGAAAGGGAAAAGCTTTATTGAGAGGGGGACAACCCTTTTAGAAGATCGGTATATTGGAAATGCCAACATCTTTTCAACTGCCGAAAAACATGAATTGCTTTCTGCAGACGTTCATTTTGATCCAACAGATGTAACAGGGAGCCCTTTATGAAGATGTCAGTCATTTAGACAGCATCTCAAAAATGCAATATATTGACGTGATGACCTGGCTCAAAGGGGATATTCTTGTGAAAGCAGATAAAATGACGATGGCGCATTCATTGGAACTAAGGGTGCCATTTCTGGATAAAGAAGTTTTTAAAATTGCTTCAACCATTCCGCATGAGTTAAAAATCAAACACGGCGAAACAAAATATCTGCTTCGCCAGGCTGTCAGGGATCTTGTACCGCCGCACGTTCTAAATCGAAAAAAACTGGGTTTCCCTGTTCCGATACGGAATTGGCTGAAAAATGAGATGTATGATTGGGCAAAAGCGATCATATGGGAGAGCGGGACGGGAGATCTCATTAATAAATCGTATGCTGCACTATTATTAGATCAGCATTGTATGGGAGAGGCAGATCACAGCAGAAAGATATGGACCGTCTTAACGTTTATGATTTGGCACCAAGTGTTTATCGAAAATGTCTACCATTTTGATGATGCTGCGCAGTTGGCCGCAACTTAAAAAAGCCTCTTGCGCGAAGAGGCAGCTTGCAGAGGCATCTTTGCAAGCTTTTTTTACTTGCAAAATTGTTTAAGTCTTGTTGTATTACTTGCATGAATGGGGCGGTTATTTTATGCATAACGTATGAATTCACGCTGATCCAGTACCTCGCTGTAGGCATTCAGTAAACCTTCAAAAATGCTGTCCCAAGTTTGGCTGAGGGCATAAGCACGGGCACTCATTCCCATTTGATACCTCAAGGCATCATTTTGCAAAAGGGTGTCAATGGCACTTATAAACTCGGCAGCCGATCCCGTTTCACATAAATAGCCGGTTTTTCCCTGCTGAATAATATTTTTAACCCCGCCGGAATTTGCCCCTATAACAGGAGTTCCGGCAGCAAGTGATTCAAGAACAACGTTTCCAAAGGTTTCAGTCGGTGAGGGAAATAAGAAGAGATCTGAACCTGAATATATTTTCGCAAGCTTTTCACCGCTTGCATAGCCTGCAAAGGTCATATTATCCGGTGATTCTTTCATCATTTCTTCTTTAGAAGGTCCGTCTCCCACAATTAAAAAGTGCACTTTGCTTCTTAAGTGTTCAGGTAACTGATGAGAGATCTTCATTAATGTCTGAACATCTTTTTCCGGGGCGAGTCTGCCGACATAAGATAAAATGAATTTTTCTTTTATTTGATATTCCTGGATGATTTCTTTACGCAAATAGTTGGGATGGAACAATTGGCAGTCTACGCCTCTTGACCAGATATGAACATTTTCAAATCCCTGATTTAGAACCTGCTGTTTTGTTTCTTCGGAAGGGACAAAGATTTTCTGTAAAGGCCTGTGGAACCAAAGCATATATTTCCACAAGAGCTTTGAGAATAAGTGCAGATCATAAAACTGTAAATATTGATCAAAGTCAGTATGATAAGAACCGACTATAGGGATATTTAATTTTTTGGCATAATGCAGTCCGCATAGACCAATGTTAAAAGGAGTGGCCACATGAATAATATCAGGCTTAAATCTGATGAGCTCTGACTTTACTTGCAGCATGTTCGGCCAGGCAAGTCTGCACTCTGGATATAAATAAAAAGAAGAGCTCGCAAACCTGTGAATATGACTTGAAAAAAGAGATTCTTTTGTGCTTTCGGGGGCAAAAACTTTATATTCATGGCCTTTGCTTTCTAAATAATCGGTAAGACGTTTTAACGTTCTCGCAACACCATTTACATCCGGTGCAAATGTGTCTGTGAATATCGCAATTTTCATCTTATCCCTCCATAAATCAGTTACAGCAGCCTGAGTTTATTTCAAGTTCAGAAACGGAAATTAGAGAATTAGAGAAGCTCCGAAATATTTATTTATAAGAAGAAAACAAGTCATACCTGCGGTAGTGCCGAGTAAACATCCCGCCAATACATCAGAGGGATAGTGCAGGCCGAGATACATTCTAGACACCCCGATGCTGATTCCGAGCGGAAGAAGCAGGATGGCTGTCTGTGGAAGGATTAATATAAATGGAATAATGACTGAAAAAATGGCTGTTGTGTGTCCTGATGGAAAAGAATGATCTTCTAACGGATTAGCCGTAACCTTTGTTTCCAATAAAGCAAGATAAGGGCGTTTTCTCGGATAGCGTTTTTTGACAAATGCTACCGGCAGATGGCTGATGAGTAAGGCTGCGGCACTTGCGATTGCCGCCATACGTGTTTCGCCGCCTGTCATTAGAATAAGCAGAAGGCAAATTGAAATCGTGAAGGTGGCTCCGCCTGCATGTGTAATGCTTCTGAAAAAGCAGTTCATAAATTTCCGGTCGAAATGACGGTTTACACTGCGGAACAATCTGCATTCGAAATCGTACATGTTTTCCATAAGTTTGGTCATCAATCGGATGCTCCTTTTCAACACTGTTTAACCACATTGTAAA
Proteins encoded in this region:
- the metK gene encoding methionine adenosyltransferase encodes the protein MTKQRRLFTSESVTEGHPDKICDQISDSILDAILEKDANARVACETSVTTGLVLVAGEITTSTYVDIPKIVRETVKEIGYTRAKYGFDAETCAVLTSIDEQSADIAMGVDQALEAREGKMTDEQIEAIGAGDQGLMFGFANNETKELMPLPISLAHKLARRLTEVRKEEILPYLRPDGKTQVTVEYDENDKPVRIDTIVISTQHHPEISLEQIQRNVKEHVINPVVPKELIDEDTKYFINPTGRFVIGGPQGDAGLTGRKIIVDTYGGYARHGGGAFSGKDPTKVDRSAAYAARYVAKNIVAAGLADKCEVQLAYAIGVAQPVSIAIDTFETGKVKEDVLVDVVRANFDLRPAGIINMLNLRRPIYKQTAAYGHFGRNDLDLPWERTDKAEALKEQALNR
- a CDS encoding glycosyltransferase family 1 protein, with the protein product MKIAIFTDTFAPDVNGVARTLKRLTDYLESKGHEYKVFAPESTKESLFSSHIHRFASSSFYLYPECRLAWPNMLQVKSELIRFKPDIIHVATPFNIGLCGLHYAKKLNIPIVGSYHTDFDQYLQFYDLHLFSKLLWKYMLWFHRPLQKIFVPSEETKQQVLNQGFENVHIWSRGVDCQLFHPNYLRKEIIQEYQIKEKFILSYVGRLAPEKDVQTLMKISHQLPEHLRSKVHFLIVGDGPSKEEMMKESPDNMTFAGYASGEKLAKIYSGSDLFLFPSPTETFGNVVLESLAAGTPVIGANSGGVKNIIQQGKTGYLCETGSAAEFISAIDTLLQNDALRYQMGMSARAYALSQTWDSIFEGLLNAYSEVLDQREFIRYA
- a CDS encoding phosphatase PAP2 family protein, with the protein product MTKLMENMYDFECRLFRSVNRHFDRKFMNCFFRSITHAGGATFTISICLLLILMTGGETRMAAIASAAALLISHLPVAFVKKRYPRKRPYLALLETKVTANPLEDHSFPSGHTTAIFSVIIPFILILPQTAILLLPLGISIGVSRMYLGLHYPSDVLAGCLLGTTAGMTCFLLINKYFGASLIL